Proteins from a genomic interval of Homo sapiens chromosome 6 genomic scaffold, GRCh38.p14 alternate locus group ALT_REF_LOCI_2 HSCHR6_MHC_COX_CTG1:
- the HLA-DRA gene encoding HLA class II histocompatibility antigen, DR alpha chain precursor, which translates to MAISGVPVLGFFIIAVLMSAQESWAIKEEHVIIQAEFYLNPDQSGEFMFDFDGDEIFHVDMAKKETVWRLEEFGRFASFEAQGALANIAVDKANLEIMTKRSNYTPITNVPPEVTVLTNSPVELREPNVLICFIDKFTPPVVNVTWLRNGKPVTTGVSETVFLPREDHLFRKFHYLPFLPSTEDVYDCRVEHWGLDEPLLKHWEFDAPSPLPETTENVVCALGLTVGLVGIIIGTIFIIKGLRKSNAAERRGPL; encoded by the exons ATGGCCATAAGTGGAGTCCCTGTGCTAGGATTTTTCATCATAGCTGTGCTGATGAGCGCTCAGGAATCATGGGCTATCAAAG AAGAACATGTGATCATCCAGGCCGAGTTCTATCTGAATCCTGACCAATCAGGCGAGTTTATGTTTGACTTTGATGGTGATGAGATTTTCCATGTGGATATGGCAAAGAAGGAGACGGTCTGGCGGCTTGAAGAATTTGGACGATTTGCCAGCTTTGAGGCTCAAGGTGCATTGGCCAACATAGCTGTGGACAAAGCCAACCTGGAAATCATGACAAAGCGCTCCAACTATACTCCGATCACCAATG TACCTCCAGAGGTAACTGTGCTCACGAACAGCCCTGTGGAACTGAGAGAGCCCAACGTCCTCATCTGTTTCATAGACAAGTTCACCCCACCAGTGGTCAATGTCACGTGGCTTCGAAATGGAAAACCTGTCACCACAGGAGTGTCAGAGACAGTCTTCCTGCCCAGGGAAGACCACCTTTTCCGCAAGTTCCACTATCTCCCCTTCCTGCCCTCAACTGAGGACGTTTACGACTGCAGGGTGGAGCACTGGGGCTTGGATGAGCCTCTTCTCAAGCACTGGG AGTTTGATGCTCCAAGCCCTCTCCCAGAGACTACAGAGAACGTGGTGTGTGCCCTGGGCCTGACTGTGGGTCTGGTGGGCATCATTATTGGGACCATCTTCATCATCAAGGGATTGCGCAAAAGCAATGCAGCAGAACGCAGGGGGCCTCTGTAA